A genomic stretch from Flavobacterium sp. KS-LB2 includes:
- a CDS encoding LETM1-related biofilm-associated protein → MINPSASGWIDKFFIEQKVSEQTVSTTTDSFYQKVRETGFIYGHIITFDTINPIETKGWFKEEISKVALLNTLYGVFCLTNNEISSENFIKQTVAFYNQMNPEGFSLFKKILPKNSLSLTLEKIIDERVQTNDSIISKNFSHLVTNALLFIDVLAFRQYLLHGEIPEKYLKKIEETIVNIVTLALKIKSKKSQYDDLLIKLFEASIRYSKFSRISVQSLETLQLEYFSNELEHYYLIDIAGMALWSDGKIENNESYFLHSLAETVSVSDAFVKQSIDNTDAFIAKHKKEIPYFNYSNPVKHFYDQTTQSVVTLISRNKNRLIKEIVQSKELMVLLAYSTRRDLDEKEKKKVKKQLLEICKTIPSLTIFLLPGGSLLLPILIKFIPTLLPSAFNENLDDQ, encoded by the coding sequence ATGATTAACCCTTCGGCATCAGGTTGGATAGATAAATTTTTTATTGAACAAAAAGTTTCAGAGCAAACGGTTTCTACAACTACTGATTCCTTTTATCAAAAAGTTAGGGAAACAGGATTTATTTATGGCCACATCATCACATTTGATACTATAAATCCCATTGAAACCAAAGGATGGTTTAAAGAAGAGATTTCTAAAGTTGCATTATTAAATACTTTATATGGTGTTTTTTGTTTGACCAATAACGAAATCAGTTCCGAAAATTTTATCAAACAAACGGTTGCTTTTTACAATCAAATGAACCCTGAAGGTTTTAGTTTGTTTAAAAAAATTCTCCCTAAAAATTCCCTTTCATTAACACTAGAGAAAATAATTGATGAGCGTGTTCAAACTAACGATAGCATCATCAGTAAAAATTTCTCTCATTTGGTGACTAATGCTTTACTTTTTATAGATGTCTTAGCTTTTCGTCAATATTTGCTACATGGTGAAATTCCAGAAAAATACTTGAAGAAAATTGAGGAAACCATTGTAAATATTGTGACACTAGCTTTAAAAATTAAATCTAAAAAATCGCAGTATGATGATTTGTTAATAAAACTTTTTGAAGCCTCAATACGCTATAGTAAATTTTCTCGAATCTCTGTACAAAGTCTGGAAACACTTCAATTGGAATATTTTTCAAACGAATTAGAGCACTATTATTTGATAGACATTGCCGGAATGGCTTTATGGAGCGACGGTAAAATTGAGAACAATGAGTCCTATTTTTTACATTCATTGGCTGAAACGGTATCGGTTTCAGATGCCTTTGTAAAGCAAAGTATTGACAATACCGATGCTTTTATAGCAAAACATAAAAAAGAGATACCGTATTTTAATTATTCAAATCCTGTCAAACATTTTTACGATCAAACAACTCAAAGTGTCGTCACGTTGATAAGTCGCAATAAAAATAGATTGATAAAGGAAATTGTACAAAGTAAAGAGTTAATGGTACTATTAGCCTATTCAACTCGTAGAGATTTAGATGAAAAAGAGAAGAAAAAAGTAAAAAAACAACTTTTGGAAATTTGTAAAACCATTCCCTCGTTGACTATATTTTTACTTCCAGGTGGCAGTTTGTTATTACCTATTTTAATCAAATTCATTCCTACTTTATTACCATCTGCTTTTAATGAAAATCTAGATGACCAATAA
- a CDS encoding superoxide dismutase — MDVQGNYSLPKLPYTYDALEPHIDKTTMEIHHSKHHQAYVTNLNKAIETLDKNLVEHSKSLESIFEKMSKFPEAIRNNGGGHYNHSLFWSLMKPNGGGTPKGKLGDAITATFGSFDAFKKQFSDASMKRFGSGWAWLVVQDGKLVIGSTANQDNPLMSIRGKGLKGKPVLALDVWEHAYYLKNQNRRADYIASFWNVVNWDAAETLFNS; from the coding sequence ATGGATGTTCAAGGTAATTATAGTCTTCCAAAATTACCATATACCTATGATGCTTTAGAGCCACATATCGATAAAACAACGATGGAAATTCATCACAGTAAACACCATCAAGCATATGTTACAAATTTGAACAAAGCAATAGAAACATTAGATAAGAACTTAGTTGAACATTCGAAATCACTAGAAAGTATCTTCGAAAAAATGTCTAAATTTCCAGAAGCTATTCGCAATAATGGTGGTGGACATTACAATCACAGCTTATTCTGGAGTTTAATGAAACCAAATGGTGGCGGTACTCCAAAAGGGAAATTAGGAGACGCCATAACTGCTACTTTTGGTTCTTTTGATGCATTCAAAAAACAATTTAGTGATGCTTCTATGAAACGATTTGGTTCAGGTTGGGCTTGGTTAGTAGTTCAAGATGGAAAATTAGTTATTGGTTCTACAGCAAATCAAGACAATCCATTAATGAGTATACGTGGCAAAGGATTGAAGGGAAAACCAGTTTTAGCTTTAGACGTTTGGGAACATGCTTATTATCTAAAAAATCAAAACCGCAGAGCCGATTATATCGCTTCTTTTTGGAATGTAGTCAATTGGGATGCGGCTGAAACTCTATTCAATTCTTAA
- a CDS encoding YihY/virulence factor BrkB family protein has product MKHKEIALTSWSLLKRTYQEFDEDNAIKLSASLSYYTIFSLPPLLIIILSIFSFFFGREAVTGRFFGQINGMVGNEAAIQIQETIKNIELSDSNTFAAVFGGVMLLIGASGVFAEIQSSINFIWGLKAKPNKGIMKFIKNRLMSFSMIASVGFLLMVSLMVNTVMDVINTRLLVYFPDTTVYIFYIFNLLVLFATTTMLFATIFKTLPDGNIGWKDALIGSSFTSFFFMFGKFAIGFYLGSSTVATVYGAAGSVIIILIWVYYSAIILYFGAEFTKVYANSHGNKIIPNEYSVGIKVEVTEIKKKTIDVIPSKN; this is encoded by the coding sequence ATGAAACACAAAGAAATAGCCTTGACGAGTTGGAGTTTACTCAAACGTACGTATCAAGAATTTGATGAAGACAATGCCATTAAATTAAGTGCCTCACTGTCCTATTATACTATATTTTCATTACCCCCCTTGTTAATTATCATCTTGTCTATTTTTAGTTTTTTCTTTGGTAGAGAAGCGGTTACGGGAAGATTCTTTGGGCAAATTAATGGTATGGTTGGCAATGAAGCAGCAATCCAAATTCAAGAGACAATCAAGAATATAGAACTGTCAGACAGCAATACATTTGCGGCTGTTTTTGGAGGGGTAATGTTGCTTATTGGTGCTTCGGGTGTGTTTGCTGAAATACAAAGTTCTATAAACTTTATTTGGGGATTAAAAGCAAAACCTAATAAAGGGATTATGAAATTTATCAAGAATAGGTTAATGTCATTTTCTATGATTGCTTCTGTAGGTTTTTTATTGATGGTGAGTTTAATGGTTAACACAGTTATGGATGTTATAAATACGCGACTATTGGTTTATTTTCCGGATACCACAGTTTATATATTTTATATTTTCAATTTATTAGTATTGTTTGCCACAACTACTATGTTGTTTGCTACTATTTTCAAAACTTTACCTGATGGTAATATTGGTTGGAAGGATGCTTTAATAGGTTCCAGTTTTACTTCGTTTTTCTTTATGTTTGGTAAATTTGCTATCGGTTTTTATTTGGGAAGTTCAACCGTAGCTACAGTTTATGGTGCTGCAGGTTCAGTAATTATTATATTAATTTGGGTGTATTATTCAGCTATAATACTATATTTTGGAGCAGAATTTACCAAAGTATATGCCAATTCTCACGGTAATAAAATAATTCCAAATGAGTATTCTGTTGGGATTAAAGTCGAAGTAACTGAGATAAAGAAGAAAACCATAGACGTAATTCCGAGTAAAAATTAG
- a CDS encoding acyl-CoA dehydrogenase family protein — MADTIEKNVTRGGQFLVKETKCEDIFTPEDFSEEQLMMRDSVKEFVDKELWAHKDRFEKKDYAYTEETMRKAGDLGLLGVAVPEAYGGLGMGFVSTMLVCDYISGATGSFSTAFGAHTGIGTMPITLYGTEEQKQKYVPKLASGEWFGAYCLTEPGAGSDANSGKTKAVLSEDGKYYSITGQKMWISNAGFCSLFIVFARIGDDKNITGFILENTPDNGISMGEEEHKLGIRASSTRQVFFNETKVPVENMLSERGNGFKIAMNALNVGRIKLAAACLDAQRRVISGSVKYANERIQFNTAISQFGAIRAKLAEMATSCYAGESASYRAAKDIEDRISAREAEGSSHQEAELKGVEEYAIECSILKVAVSEDVQNCADEGIQIFGGMGFSEDTPMESAWRDARIARIYEGTNEINRMLSVGMLIKKAMKGHVDLLGPASKVQEELMGIPSFETPDYSELFAEEKEMIGKLKKAFLMVAGGAVQKYGPDLDAHQQLLMAASDILIEIYMAESTILRTEKLAKKEGEAKVQEQIAMAKLYLYKAVDIVTQKGKESVISFAEGDEQRMMLMGLRRFTKYTNMPNIVGLREIITTKLVAENEYCF, encoded by the coding sequence ATGGCAGATACAATTGAAAAAAACGTAACCCGTGGTGGTCAGTTTTTGGTAAAAGAAACAAAGTGCGAAGATATCTTTACTCCAGAAGATTTTTCAGAAGAGCAATTAATGATGCGTGACTCTGTGAAAGAGTTTGTAGACAAAGAATTATGGGCACATAAAGATCGTTTTGAGAAAAAAGATTACGCCTATACAGAAGAAACCATGAGAAAAGCCGGAGACTTAGGACTTTTAGGAGTTGCAGTTCCTGAGGCTTATGGTGGATTAGGAATGGGATTTGTATCTACCATGTTGGTTTGTGACTATATTTCAGGAGCAACGGGATCTTTCTCGACTGCTTTTGGAGCACACACTGGAATTGGGACAATGCCAATTACTTTGTACGGAACAGAAGAACAAAAACAAAAATACGTTCCTAAATTAGCTTCTGGCGAATGGTTTGGTGCATACTGTTTGACAGAACCAGGCGCAGGATCGGATGCTAATTCTGGAAAAACAAAAGCAGTTTTATCTGAAGATGGAAAATATTATTCAATCACAGGACAAAAAATGTGGATTTCGAATGCAGGATTTTGTTCCTTATTCATAGTTTTCGCTCGTATTGGTGATGATAAAAACATCACTGGTTTTATCCTAGAAAACACTCCAGACAATGGAATTTCAATGGGTGAAGAAGAACATAAATTAGGAATTCGTGCTTCCTCTACACGTCAAGTTTTCTTCAATGAAACGAAAGTTCCGGTTGAAAACATGCTTTCTGAAAGAGGAAACGGTTTTAAAATAGCAATGAATGCTTTGAATGTGGGTCGTATCAAATTGGCTGCTGCTTGTTTGGACGCTCAGCGCAGAGTCATTTCAGGTTCAGTAAAATATGCTAATGAAAGAATCCAGTTCAACACTGCTATTTCTCAGTTTGGTGCAATTCGTGCTAAGTTAGCGGAAATGGCTACGAGCTGTTATGCAGGAGAAAGTGCTTCTTACCGTGCTGCTAAAGATATTGAAGATAGAATCTCAGCTCGTGAAGCTGAAGGATCTTCGCATCAAGAAGCAGAACTAAAAGGTGTTGAAGAATACGCAATCGAATGTTCTATCTTAAAAGTAGCTGTTTCAGAAGATGTACAAAACTGTGCCGATGAAGGAATTCAAATCTTTGGTGGAATGGGATTCTCTGAAGATACTCCAATGGAAAGTGCATGGAGAGATGCCCGAATTGCACGTATTTACGAAGGTACAAACGAAATTAACAGAATGCTTTCAGTAGGAATGTTGATTAAGAAAGCGATGAAAGGACATGTTGATTTACTAGGACCTGCATCAAAAGTACAAGAAGAATTAATGGGGATTCCATCATTTGAAACTCCTGATTATTCTGAATTATTTGCTGAAGAAAAAGAAATGATTGGCAAATTGAAAAAAGCATTCTTAATGGTTGCCGGTGGAGCGGTTCAAAAATACGGTCCTGATTTAGATGCTCATCAACAATTATTGATGGCAGCTTCCGATATTTTAATCGAAATCTATATGGCTGAAAGTACTATTCTTAGAACGGAAAAACTAGCTAAAAAAGAAGGCGAAGCAAAAGTACAAGAGCAAATTGCTATGGCAAAATTATACTTATACAAAGCCGTAGATATCGTTACTCAAAAAGGGAAAGAAAGTGTTATTTCATTTGCTGAAGGTGATGAACAACGTATGATGTTAATGGGATTACGTCGTTTTACAAAATATACGAATATGCCTAATATTGTTGGATTAAGAGAAATAATCACTACAAAATTAGTCGCAGAAAATGAATATTGTTTTTAA
- a CDS encoding acetyl-CoA C-acyltransferase — translation MKTAYIVKAYRTAVGKAPKGVFRFKRPDELAAETIQFMMNELPDFDKKRIDDVMVGNAMPEAEQGLNVGRLISLMGLKIEDVPGVTVNRYCASGLETIGMATAKIQSGMADCIIAGGAESMSFIPMGGYKPTPDYAVAKAGNEDYYWGMGLTAEAVAKQFNVSRADQDEFAYNSHIKALKAQAEGKFDKQIVPITVEQTFINENGKKETKSYIVNKDEGPRAGTSVEALAGLRPVFEANGSVTAGNSSQMSDGAAFVLIMSEEMVKELNLTPIARLVNFASAGVEPRIMGIGPVKAIPKALKQAGLTLNDIDLIELNEAFASQALAVTRELNLNPDIINVNGGAIALGHPLGCTGAKLSVQLFDEMKRRGSKYGIVSMCVGTGQGSAGIYELL, via the coding sequence ATGAAAACAGCCTATATAGTAAAAGCATACAGAACAGCCGTGGGGAAAGCCCCAAAAGGTGTGTTTAGATTTAAACGTCCTGATGAATTGGCAGCAGAAACGATTCAGTTTATGATGAATGAGTTGCCTGATTTCGACAAAAAACGTATTGACGACGTAATGGTAGGAAATGCGATGCCGGAAGCAGAACAAGGACTAAACGTGGGACGATTGATTTCTTTGATGGGATTGAAAATCGAAGACGTTCCGGGTGTAACCGTAAACCGTTATTGCGCGTCAGGATTAGAAACAATTGGTATGGCTACAGCCAAAATCCAGTCTGGAATGGCGGATTGTATTATTGCCGGTGGTGCTGAAAGCATGAGTTTTATTCCAATGGGAGGTTACAAACCAACTCCGGATTATGCTGTTGCAAAAGCGGGTAACGAAGATTACTATTGGGGAATGGGATTAACTGCGGAAGCGGTTGCCAAACAATTCAATGTATCTCGTGCCGACCAAGATGAGTTTGCCTATAACTCGCACATTAAAGCCCTGAAAGCGCAAGCCGAAGGTAAATTTGACAAACAAATTGTTCCTATTACCGTAGAACAAACATTTATCAATGAAAATGGTAAAAAAGAAACTAAATCGTATATCGTAAATAAAGATGAAGGTCCTAGAGCAGGAACTTCTGTAGAAGCTTTGGCAGGTTTAAGACCGGTTTTTGAAGCGAACGGAAGTGTAACGGCAGGAAACTCTTCTCAAATGAGTGATGGAGCAGCTTTTGTTCTAATCATGAGCGAAGAAATGGTAAAAGAATTGAACCTTACTCCTATCGCCCGTTTGGTAAACTTCGCATCAGCGGGAGTTGAACCAAGAATCATGGGAATTGGACCGGTTAAAGCAATTCCAAAAGCATTGAAACAAGCAGGATTAACCTTAAACGATATTGATTTAATTGAGTTGAACGAAGCTTTTGCATCACAAGCATTAGCCGTAACGAGAGAATTAAACCTAAATCCTGATATCATCAATGTCAACGGTGGAGCAATTGCATTAGGTCACCCACTGGGTTGTACCGGAGCAAAATTGTCTGTTCAATTATTTGACGAAATGAAACGCAGAGGAAGCAAATACGGAATTGTGAGTATGTGTGTAGGAACTGGACAAGGAAGTGCTGGGATTTATGAACTTTTGTAG
- a CDS encoding 3-hydroxyacyl-CoA dehydrogenase/enoyl-CoA hydratase family protein: protein MKRTIKKVAVIGSGIMGSGIACHFANIGVEVLLLDIVPRELTEAEAKKGLTLESKIVRNRLVNEHLANSLKSKPSPIYNQKFASRITTGNTTDDMAKIANVDWIIEVVVERLDIKKMVFEQIEKFRKPGTLVTSNTSGIPIHFMSEGRSEDFQKHFCGTHFFNPARYLKLFEIIPGPQTSSDVLDFLTDYGSKFLGKTSVVAKDTPAFIGNRIGIYGIQSLFHLVKEMGLTIEEVDKLTGPVIGRPKSATFRTVDVVGLDTLVHVANGIYENCPNDEQHELFKLPDFVNKMMENKWLGSKTGQGFYKKVDKDILSLDLDTLEYRPAKRASFATLELTKTIDKPINRFKVLVKGKDKAGEFYRKSFAGMFAYVSNRIPEISDELYKIDDAMKAGFGWENGPFEIWDAIGVAKGIEIMKAEGLEPAAWVTEMLASGSTSFYSIKEGATFFYNIPTKSQTKVPGQDAFIILNNIRESKKVWSNSGAIIQDLGDGILNLEFQSKMNTIGGDVLQAINKAIDLSEKEYQGLVIGNQAANFSVGANIGMIFMMAVEQEYDELNMAIKMFQDTMMRVRYSGIPVVVAPHGMTFGGGCEMSLHADKVVAAAETYMGLVEFGVGVIPGGGGSKEMALRAADLFHKNDVELNVLQEYFLTIAMAKVSTSGYEAFDTGLLQQGKDIIVVNKDRQIAEAKKHALLVAEAGYTQPIRRSDVKVLGKQALGMFLVGTDQMEAGKYISEHDKKIANKLAYVMAGGDLSEPTLVTEQYLLDLEREAFLSLCTERKTLERIQFMLTKGKPLRN, encoded by the coding sequence ATGAAACGCACAATTAAAAAAGTTGCAGTAATAGGATCCGGAATCATGGGTTCAGGAATTGCTTGTCATTTTGCTAATATTGGAGTTGAAGTTCTACTGTTGGACATTGTTCCAAGAGAACTTACTGAAGCAGAAGCTAAAAAAGGCCTCACTTTAGAAAGCAAAATTGTAAGAAACCGATTGGTAAACGAGCATTTAGCCAATTCATTAAAATCGAAACCATCCCCTATTTACAATCAGAAATTTGCCAGTAGAATCACTACGGGAAATACTACTGATGACATGGCAAAAATTGCCAATGTAGATTGGATAATTGAAGTTGTGGTGGAACGTTTGGACATCAAAAAAATGGTTTTTGAGCAAATTGAAAAATTCAGAAAACCGGGAACTTTGGTAACTTCAAACACATCGGGAATTCCGATTCACTTTATGAGTGAAGGACGAAGCGAAGATTTCCAAAAGCATTTCTGCGGGACACACTTTTTTAACCCTGCGCGTTATTTAAAATTATTCGAAATCATTCCTGGCCCACAAACTTCATCAGACGTTTTGGATTTCTTGACTGATTATGGTTCTAAATTTTTAGGAAAAACTTCGGTCGTTGCCAAAGATACTCCGGCATTTATTGGGAACCGAATCGGGATTTACGGGATTCAAAGTTTATTTCATTTGGTAAAAGAAATGGGATTGACGATTGAAGAAGTGGATAAATTGACCGGTCCAGTTATTGGTCGTCCAAAATCGGCTACTTTCAGAACTGTTGATGTGGTAGGATTGGATACTTTGGTACACGTTGCCAATGGAATCTACGAAAACTGCCCGAATGACGAGCAACACGAGTTGTTCAAATTACCGGATTTCGTCAACAAAATGATGGAGAATAAATGGTTAGGAAGCAAAACAGGTCAAGGTTTTTATAAAAAAGTAGATAAGGATATTTTGTCTTTGGATTTAGATACTTTAGAATACCGTCCGGCTAAAAGAGCTTCTTTCGCCACTTTGGAACTGACAAAAACGATTGATAAACCAATTAACCGTTTTAAAGTTCTGGTAAAAGGAAAAGACAAAGCAGGAGAATTCTACAGAAAAAGCTTTGCAGGAATGTTTGCTTATGTTTCTAACAGAATTCCTGAAATCTCTGACGAATTATACAAGATTGACGATGCTATGAAAGCCGGTTTTGGATGGGAAAATGGTCCTTTCGAAATTTGGGATGCCATTGGTGTTGCAAAAGGAATCGAAATCATGAAAGCAGAAGGTCTTGAACCAGCTGCTTGGGTTACTGAAATGTTAGCTTCCGGAAGTACTAGTTTTTATTCTATTAAAGAAGGTGCTACTTTTTTCTACAATATCCCTACAAAATCACAAACTAAAGTTCCAGGTCAGGATGCCTTTATTATCCTGAACAACATTCGCGAAAGCAAAAAAGTGTGGAGCAATAGTGGAGCGATTATACAAGATTTAGGAGACGGAATCTTGAATTTAGAATTCCAATCTAAAATGAATACGATTGGCGGCGATGTTTTACAAGCTATCAATAAAGCGATTGATTTATCTGAAAAAGAATATCAAGGATTGGTTATTGGAAATCAAGCAGCGAATTTCTCTGTTGGAGCTAATATCGGAATGATTTTCATGATGGCAGTTGAGCAAGAGTACGATGAGTTGAATATGGCCATCAAAATGTTCCAAGACACGATGATGCGTGTGCGTTATTCCGGAATTCCAGTTGTGGTTGCGCCACACGGAATGACTTTCGGGGGTGGTTGCGAAATGAGTTTACATGCAGACAAAGTAGTTGCTGCAGCGGAAACGTATATGGGATTAGTAGAATTTGGTGTTGGAGTAATTCCTGGCGGTGGAGGATCTAAAGAAATGGCATTGCGTGCAGCTGATTTATTCCATAAAAATGATGTGGAGTTGAACGTATTGCAAGAATATTTCTTGACGATCGCTATGGCAAAAGTGTCTACTTCTGGTTACGAAGCTTTTGATACCGGACTTTTACAACAAGGAAAAGATATCATTGTGGTAAACAAAGACCGTCAGATTGCCGAAGCGAAGAAACACGCTTTACTAGTGGCAGAAGCAGGTTATACACAACCGATTCGCAGAAGCGATGTGAAAGTACTTGGAAAACAAGCCTTGGGAATGTTCTTAGTAGGAACGGACCAAATGGAAGCCGGAAAATACATCTCGGAACACGACAAGAAAATCGCTAACAAACTGGCTTATGTAATGGCTGGTGGTGATTTATCAGAACCAACATTAGTAACGGAACAATATTTATTGGATTTAGAACGTGAAGCTTTCTTGTCATTGTGTACAGAAAGAAAAACATTAGAAAGAATCCAATTTATGTTAACCAAAGGAAAACCTCTAAGAAATTAA
- a CDS encoding MarR family winged helix-turn-helix transcriptional regulator, with product MKDKTIDYILRATWQAVARMYNEEASKYDASMATGFALLSIDKEGGTPSTSLGPKMGMEATSLTRTLKSMEEKGLIIRKKNPEDGRGVLIYLTDFGKEKRELSKNTVLKFNETVKQHISDEKLQHFIEVADTINELIQDKNIFNHTSASEIAEQTEKIENDIA from the coding sequence ATGAAAGATAAAACGATAGATTATATTTTACGTGCCACTTGGCAAGCAGTTGCCCGAATGTATAATGAAGAAGCTTCAAAATACGATGCAAGTATGGCCACTGGTTTTGCTTTATTAAGCATAGACAAAGAAGGTGGTACTCCTTCTACATCTTTGGGACCAAAAATGGGAATGGAAGCGACAAGCTTGACTAGGACCTTAAAATCGATGGAAGAAAAAGGATTAATCATCAGAAAAAAAAATCCCGAAGATGGACGTGGTGTTTTGATTTACCTAACTGATTTTGGTAAAGAAAAAAGGGAATTATCTAAGAATACGGTTTTGAAGTTTAATGAAACGGTGAAACAACACATTTCTGACGAGAAGTTACAGCACTTTATTGAAGTTGCGGATACTATAAATGAATTAATCCAAGATAAAAATATATTTAATCACACAAGCGCCAGCGAAATAGCGGAGCAAACTGAAAAAATAGAAAATGACATCGCCTGA
- a CDS encoding proline iminopeptidase-family hydrolase: protein MKLKVLICSVLSVFFFSNCQEKTNEDSIKANYLDFSKRDDQLTGGIKMIPIKTPKGTFKVWTKTVGNNPKIKVLLLHGGPGLTHELYECFDGYFPNESIEYIYYDQLGSYYSDQPNDNSLWTNERFVEEVEQVRKALGCDNTNFYILGQSWGGILAMEYALKYQKNLKGLIISNMMASAPAYNKYADEVLGPKLPKVVFDQIKTFEKNKDYINPKYTELLFKYYYTEHILRMPVDQWPESINRAFKHINSNVYVYMQGPSEFGITGNASLKNWDVTARLKTISVPTLVIGAKYDTMDPKHMEWMSKEVQNGRFLLCPNGSHLSQYDDPKNYFPGVIKFLKDVDSGEFKKS from the coding sequence ATGAAACTAAAAGTCTTAATTTGCTCCGTACTAAGTGTATTCTTTTTTTCTAATTGTCAAGAAAAAACAAACGAAGATTCTATAAAAGCAAATTATTTAGATTTCTCAAAACGAGACGATCAACTTACGGGTGGTATCAAAATGATTCCGATTAAAACACCAAAAGGCACATTTAAAGTTTGGACAAAAACCGTAGGTAACAATCCAAAAATAAAAGTGTTGTTGCTTCATGGCGGTCCTGGATTGACACATGAATTGTACGAATGTTTTGATGGATATTTCCCTAACGAAAGCATCGAATACATTTATTATGACCAATTGGGCTCGTATTACAGCGACCAACCCAATGATAACAGTTTGTGGACCAACGAACGCTTTGTGGAGGAAGTGGAACAGGTTCGAAAAGCATTAGGTTGTGACAATACTAACTTTTATATTTTGGGACAATCCTGGGGCGGAATCCTAGCGATGGAATACGCGTTGAAATACCAAAAGAATCTTAAAGGTTTGATTATTTCGAATATGATGGCCAGCGCACCTGCTTACAATAAATATGCAGATGAAGTATTGGGCCCAAAACTTCCGAAAGTAGTTTTTGATCAAATAAAAACATTTGAAAAAAACAAAGATTATATCAATCCAAAATACACTGAACTGCTTTTTAAATACTATTATACGGAACACATTTTAAGAATGCCTGTTGATCAATGGCCCGAATCCATAAACAGAGCTTTCAAACACATCAACTCAAATGTGTATGTGTATATGCAAGGACCTAGTGAATTTGGAATTACAGGAAATGCTTCTTTAAAGAATTGGGATGTTACTGCCAGACTTAAAACAATTAGTGTTCCCACGCTGGTTATTGGTGCCAAATATGACACTATGGATCCCAAGCACATGGAATGGATGTCTAAAGAAGTACAAAACGGACGTTTCTTGTTATGTCCTAACGGAAGCCACCTTTCGCAATACGATGACCCAAAAAACTATTTCCCGGGCGTGATTAAGTTCTTGAAGGATGTGGATAGTGGGGAATTTAAGAAGTCTTAG